The following coding sequences are from one Streptomyces sp. NBC_01485 window:
- a CDS encoding DUF5990 family protein, with translation MRIRIDAVDLPGLVCRPAADGDAPAYADVHVAVQRRDRPAELLEPQPGDAASATWTLECTAVASPTGTEVKGPYVQDRLGRRFVYLSWGTVDEAGVFTMFRRAKLMLDAVPAEVLAAAARDGLLVGRLGLSDPHGGPLCARVEPPHITWTAERADQGSWLSG, from the coding sequence ATGCGTATCCGCATCGATGCCGTCGACCTGCCCGGACTCGTCTGTCGGCCCGCCGCCGACGGGGACGCTCCCGCCTACGCCGACGTCCATGTCGCCGTGCAGCGCCGTGACCGTCCGGCCGAGCTCCTCGAACCGCAGCCCGGCGACGCCGCGTCCGCGACGTGGACCCTGGAGTGCACCGCCGTCGCCTCGCCGACGGGCACCGAGGTGAAGGGCCCGTACGTGCAGGACCGTCTGGGACGCCGGTTCGTCTATCTGTCCTGGGGCACGGTCGACGAGGCGGGTGTCTTCACGATGTTCCGCCGCGCCAAGCTCATGCTCGACGCCGTGCCCGCCGAGGTACTCGCCGCCGCCGCACGCGACGGCCTGCTGGTCGGACGCCTCGGTCTGTCCGACCCGCACGGCGGCCCCCTGTGCGCGCGAGTCGAGCCCCCGCACATCACCTGGACCGCCGAGCGCGCCGATCAGGGCTCGTGGCTCAGTGGGTGA